In Paucidesulfovibrio gracilis DSM 16080, the sequence GTCCACGCCCACGGTCTCCACGCCGCCCACGCGGTCGATCTCGCCTTCCTGCAACACGCGCAAAAGCTTGGCCTGCAGGCCCAGGTCCATTTCCGTGATTTCGTCCAGCAGCATGGTGCCGCCCGAGGCCAGCTCGAACTTGCCCAACTTGCGATTGATGGCGCCGGTGAACGCGCCTTTTTCGTGGCCGAACAGTTCGGATTCCAGCAGATGTTCAGGCAGGGCCGCGCAGTTCACGGCCACAAAGGGCTGGTTCGCACGGTCGGAATGGTAATGCAGGAACCGGGCGAACATTTCCTTCCCCGTGCCGGAGTCGCCGGAAATCAGCACCGTGGCCTTGGAGCGGGCCACTTGCTTGGCCAGGGCCAAAACCCGGAGCATGGCCGGATGTTTGCCGATGACCTGGAAATTTTTGGCCGCGCCCACGGGAGCGACGTGTCCTGAAGCCGGTTCCGGCGCGGAGGGCGTGGACTCGGCAGCGGGGCGGGCGGGTGTATCGTTGCGGGGCAGCACGGCCTGGATTTTTTCGCAAAGCAGCGGCTCCAGCCAGAAATCACGCGCCCCCAACTCCATAAACCGCTGGGCCTCATCCGCGGTGCCATCGCGGGAAAAGACCACCACGGGCGGAAAGTCCGGATCGGCCTGGGCCTCGGCCAGGAGCTTTTCCGCGGCAAACCCCTGGAGGCGGGGACGGCAGAAAATGGCGGCGGGCGAAGACTTGCGCACAAATTGCAAGGCTCCATTGAGATTGTCGGCCAATCCCGCCTGGAGACCGGCCTCCTTCAATGTGGAGAAGATGCCGCTTACGGCCTGAGGTTCCGCCACGAACAAAATCGTCTTAGTGGTCATATCCCTCTCTCTTAGCCTCTCCGGGAATGCATTTCAATATCCATGCGCCTCGCCCTTGCCCGGGGAACCGGCTTTTGCTACCAACCAAAAGCGTCGTATCACGGTTCCGCACGGGCGGATATCCGCTTTCCGCGCGGTCTGTAGCTTGCTCATCCCCTTGCTGACCGTTGATCAATGCCGAAGCAAAGGCGGCTCAAAAAAGATGCGATGCGAACGCAAAAAAATACAAGGCCAAAGCGTACCTGCCTCGGCAAGAAGGTAAAGGTATTGCCGCACCGCAGCAGATGG encodes:
- a CDS encoding sigma-54-dependent transcriptional regulator; the encoded protein is MTTKTILFVAEPQAVSGIFSTLKEAGLQAGLADNLNGALQFVRKSSPAAIFCRPRLQGFAAEKLLAEAQADPDFPPVVVFSRDGTADEAQRFMELGARDFWLEPLLCEKIQAVLPRNDTPARPAAESTPSAPEPASGHVAPVGAAKNFQVIGKHPAMLRVLALAKQVARSKATVLISGDSGTGKEMFARFLHYHSDRANQPFVAVNCAALPEHLLESELFGHEKGAFTGAINRKLGKFELASGGTMLLDEITEMDLGLQAKLLRVLQEGEIDRVGGVETVGVDVRVLATTNRDIEQTVQEGKFRQDLFYRLNVIPLKLPALHERGEDALLLAEFFVAKYCAAYNMPRPPFSDEARQWLLDYDWPGNVRELQNLMERAVLLAGGGPVTPAHFLMDPEAWQPDDLDGAVSDTDTTPPETRDEALSVMPLHEMEKRLVLKSLNETGGNRTQAAELLGISVRTLRNKINEYKQLGLVVP